TCAGGGTTTTTGTCAAATCCTTCTTTACAATATTTTTTAGTCCAAGCAAGTGCTTTTTCATATTCTGCATGATCATAGATTTCTTCAGTCATTCTTCTTATAATTTCAACTTCATCAACTGATTCTACTCTCATTCCTAAATATTCTTCTATAAAATGAGGGTCGATTATAGATCCAGCTATTCCCATACAAATTGATCCAATTTGTAAGTAACTTTTTCCTCTCATTTGAGCAGCAGCAATTGCAGCACGTCCAAATCTTAATAGTTTTTCTTCTACGTCAGCTGGTATTGAAGTATCATCAGCATCTTGTACTTCATGTCCGTAAATTCCAAATGCAGGAAGTCCTTTTTGTGCATGTCCAGCAAGTACAGCAGCTAGGTATACAGCTCCTGGTCTTTCAGTTCCATTAAATCCCCATACCCCTTTAATTGTCATAGGATCCATATCCATAGTTTCTGATCCATAACACCAACAAGGAGTTACTGTTAAAGTTACTGTTACATTTTCACGTTTAAATTTATCTTCACAAGCAGCAGCTTCAGATACACGTCCAATAGTAGTGTCAGCAATAACAACTTGTACTGGAGTTCCATCAGCATATCTTAAATTTTCTGTAAATAATTTTGCTGCAGATTTTGCCATATTCATTGTTTGTTCTTCTAATGATTCTCTTACTTTTAAAGGTCCTCTTCTTCCATCAATTGTAGGTCTAATTCCGATTTTTGGGTAGTTCATCTGTTTTTTCCTCCTAGAATTAATTATTTTTAGCTTTATAATTATAAAGTTGTGCAGTATTTGCTATTATCTTAAATCCTTCTTCAAGAGAAGCAATTTCTTTTTGAGCAATTTTTTGAATAAGAATATTTCCATAAGCAGTTGCTTCAAAAGGTCCTACTACTACATCTAATCTTGTTTCATCAGCAATCATTTGACATAAAACAGTAGATTTTGCTCCTCCACCTATTATATGAAGTCTATCAAATTCTCTTTTTGTTATACTTTTTATATAATTTATTGTTTCATTATATTTTTTAGTTAAACTCTTATAGATAATTACAAAATAATCAAAATCATTTTCTTGATGTTCTTTTGTTACATTATCTATTTCAGATATAATATCAAACTCATCTTGTTGGAATACAGGAAGTGCAACATCAATATATGTAGCAACTGTTAAATTTGATTTAACATATTCTGTAATTTCTTCAAATGGTATTTTTCTACTATATCTATTTTCTAATTGTTCTTTTAATTTCTCTACTAAATATAGTCCTGTTATATTTGTAAAAAACATATTTGAATCTCTATATCCAGTTTCATTTGTTAATGAATTATCATATGCTTCTTCTGTAATAACTGGTTTATCAGTAACACAACCAATTAAAGACCATGTTCCACAAGATAGGAACATACACTTAGGATCTGTATATGCTTGTGTTAAAAGTGCTGCACTTGCTGTATCATGTGATGCAACTGATATTACAGGAATATCTAATTCTCTTAACTCTTCTATTCTTGAGTTTTTTAAGTTTCCAACTATATTTCCTGGTTCAATAACTGGAGGAAATATGTTTTTATTTATCTCAAATTTTTCTAAAATTTTATTACTAATTTTTCTTTCAGCAAGATCAAATAATTGAGTAGTAGATGCTATTGTTGCCTCTGCATATCTTTCCCCAGTAAGGAAATAGTTTATTAAATCAGGCATCATCAAAAGTTTATCTATTTTACTATAATTATCTTCACTTACCTCTTTAAGAGTAAGTAATTGAAATAATGTATTAATAGACATAATTTGATTTCCTGTATTCATAAATATTTCTTTAAGGCTCATAACCTTTTGAGCATTTTCATATCCAATAGCATTTTTAGCATCTCTATAAGATATAGGGTTTTCAAGAAGATTTCCCTCTTTATCTATTACCCCAAAATCTACTCCCCAAGTATCAATACCTATGCTTTCAATTTCATCTTTGTATTTAATAATAGTATTAACTATATTTCCTATTATTTTTTTCCAGTCCCATCTACTTCTTCCATCTTCTTTTATTCTCTCATGTGAGAATCTTAAAACTTCTTCTGTTTTAAGTTGTCCATTTTCAACATATCCTAATATTCCACGGATAGAAGTAGCTCCCATATCGAAAGCTAAAGATTTTTTCATGTTTATCACCATTATATTAATTTTTCATATAGTGCTTTTATTTCTTCAACAGATGTATCTCTTGGATTTCCTCCTGTACATACATCTGCAAATGCTGATTTTGCTAAAAACTCTATATCTTCTGATTTTACTATTTCTTTTAAATCAGCTGGAATTCCAACATCTTCAGAAAGTTTTTTAACTGCTGCTATAGCTGCTGTTCTATATTCTTCTTCACTCATATTATCTACATTTTTTACTCCAAATGCTCTAGCAATTTCTCTATATTTTTCTCCTGTAAATGGTGCATTATATTCCATAACTGTTGGAAGAATTATTGCATTTGCTACTCCATGTGGTGTATCATATACTGCTCCTAGTGGATGAGCCATTGAGTGTACTATTCCTAATCCTACATTTGAGAATCCCATTCCTGCTACATATTGAGCAAGAGCCATTCCTTCTCTTCCTTCTGGAGTATTTGCAACTGCTCCTCTTAAATGCTTAGCAATTAGTTCAATAGCTTTTAGATGGAACATATCTGTCATTTCCCAAGCTGCTTTAGTTATATATCCTTCTATTGCATGTGTTAAAGCATCCATTCCTGTAGCTGCTGTAAGTCCTTTTGGCATTGAAGACATCATTTCAGGATCAGAAATTGCTATTATTGCCATATCATGTGGATCTACACAAACAAATTTTCTTTCTTTTTCAACATCAGTAATAACATAGTTTATTGTAACTTCTGCTGCTGTTCCTGCTGTTGTAGCTACAGCTATAGTAGGTACAGCTGGATTTTTTGTTGCAGCACAACCTTCAAGGCTTCTTACATCAGCAAATTCTGGATTTGCAATGATAATTCCTACAGCTTTAGCTGTATCCATTGAAGATCCTCCACCTATAGAAATTATGTAATCAGCTCCTGATTTTTTGAAAGCTTCTACTCCAGTTTTTACATTTTCTATTGTTGGATTTGGTTTAATATCTGAATAAATTTCATAATCTAAATTTTCAGCATCTAATAAAGATGTTACTTTTGCTGTTACTCCAAATTTTACTAAGTCTGGATCTGAGCATACAAAAGCTTTTTTAAATCCTCTTCCTTTTACTTCTTCTGGAATTGCTTTTATAGCTCCAGCTCCATGATATGAAACATTATTTAATATAATTCTATTTGCCATTTATTTTCCCTCACTTTATATAGTTTATTTATAATATTTTTTATTTTCTCTCTTTACTATTAGCTAATCCGTATAAGAAGATAATTACAAAACATACTAATGGAACATAATAACTTGTTCTTACTGCTGCTTCAACTCCACTATACATAGGAGCTAAGAATGAGAATGTTCCTTTATCTATTGTTCCTCCCATATATGGAGTAATTAATGCTCCTCCAAGAATTGCCATTATAAGCCCTGCTGCACCAAGTTTTACTTCATCTCCTAATCCTTTTAAAGCAATTCCATAAATTGTTGGGAACATTAGTGACATACATCCTGAAATAGCTATTAAACATAATACTGCTTTATCTGCAGGAAGATATATTGCACCAAATGTTACTAAAATACCAAGTAAAGCTATAATTGCCATTAATCTTGCAGGAACAAATAATTTCATTAAGTAAGTACAGATCCAACGCATAATTATGAATAGTACCATTGCAATTATATACATTTCTACAGCTTCTGCTTCATTAACACCTTTTAAAGTCATTACATATTTTGTCATCCATGTCCAAACTGCTATTTGCATTCCTACATAGAAGAATTGTGTTATAACCCCAAATACATATACTCTATTTGATAATAGTTGTTTTATTGATACAACAAAGTTTAGTTCTCCACCTTCATCTTTTGAAGAAAGTTTATTTTTAAAGAAATAGATCCAAATTACTAAAGCTACTGCTATAAGTCCAACATAAGGAATACATACCCATAAAAGTTCTGTTTCTCTTATAGTTTGTAATTCTG
This genomic window from uncultured Fusobacterium sp. contains:
- a CDS encoding FGGY family carbohydrate kinase, producing MKKSLAFDMGATSIRGILGYVENGQLKTEEVLRFSHERIKEDGRSRWDWKKIIGNIVNTIIKYKDEIESIGIDTWGVDFGVIDKEGNLLENPISYRDAKNAIGYENAQKVMSLKEIFMNTGNQIMSINTLFQLLTLKEVSEDNYSKIDKLLMMPDLINYFLTGERYAEATIASTTQLFDLAERKISNKILEKFEINKNIFPPVIEPGNIVGNLKNSRIEELRELDIPVISVASHDTASAALLTQAYTDPKCMFLSCGTWSLIGCVTDKPVITEEAYDNSLTNETGYRDSNMFFTNITGLYLVEKLKEQLENRYSRKIPFEEITEYVKSNLTVATYIDVALPVFQQDEFDIISEIDNVTKEHQENDFDYFVIIYKSLTKKYNETINYIKSITKREFDRLHIIGGGAKSTVLCQMIADETRLDVVVGPFEATAYGNILIQKIAQKEIASLEEGFKIIANTAQLYNYKAKNN
- the fucO gene encoding lactaldehyde reductase — encoded protein: MANRIILNNVSYHGAGAIKAIPEEVKGRGFKKAFVCSDPDLVKFGVTAKVTSLLDAENLDYEIYSDIKPNPTIENVKTGVEAFKKSGADYIISIGGGSSMDTAKAVGIIIANPEFADVRSLEGCAATKNPAVPTIAVATTAGTAAEVTINYVITDVEKERKFVCVDPHDMAIIAISDPEMMSSMPKGLTAATGMDALTHAIEGYITKAAWEMTDMFHLKAIELIAKHLRGAVANTPEGREGMALAQYVAGMGFSNVGLGIVHSMAHPLGAVYDTPHGVANAIILPTVMEYNAPFTGEKYREIARAFGVKNVDNMSEEEYRTAAIAAVKKLSEDVGIPADLKEIVKSEDIEFLAKSAFADVCTGGNPRDTSVEEIKALYEKLI
- the fucP gene encoding L-fucose:H+ symporter permease; this encodes MENQKETVVIEQCEKLEKTEKKVVEKKYLVTFLMLVSCFVLWGLLNNMTDNLVPAFGKIFMMKAVDSSLVQFAFYGAYAVLAIPAALIIKKYSFRHGLLIGLGLYMIGALGYIPATLFQNYNIFLVSIFILAGGLSILETTCNPFVISLGDEETSIRRINYAQAFNPLGSLVGLFMAKYMILGHLNPATYEERLVMDAAELQTIRETELLWVCIPYVGLIAVALVIWIYFFKNKLSSKDEGGELNFVVSIKQLLSNRVYVFGVITQFFYVGMQIAVWTWMTKYVMTLKGVNEAEAVEMYIIAMVLFIIMRWICTYLMKLFVPARLMAIIALLGILVTFGAIYLPADKAVLCLIAISGCMSLMFPTIYGIALKGLGDEVKLGAAGLIMAILGGALITPYMGGTIDKGTFSFLAPMYSGVEAAVRTSYYVPLVCFVIIFLYGLANSKERK